A window of the Erpetoichthys calabaricus chromosome 10, fErpCal1.3, whole genome shotgun sequence genome harbors these coding sequences:
- the ier5 gene encoding immediate early response gene 5 protein, which yields MEFKVEAHRIMSISLGKIYNSRVQRGGIKLHKNLLVSLVLRSARQVYLSDYYQGVCLNAQTMDTAQPWPPGETMDSELDENDSREHELPHEVGSDVRTSTPERPGSPVPALLNDAVAAPQPVAPPQLPSRRCSNAAAREGEANATRECGALGGVESDSDTPSNPPAASFCRKRRSCEKMTTPPPESPLKKIKQQQQPTATTNTTTTTTTTTAAQELPPPVGDGEEEMDTSNVSSLISIFGSSFSGLLGKESPASEPGAEDSEPDPPSGQICCEQVLKNIAPWSTAIVAF from the coding sequence ATGGAATTTAAAGTGGAGGCGCATCGGATTATGAGCATCTCGTTGGGAAAGATTTACAACTCCAGGGTTCAACGAGGCGGCATTAAACTCCACAAAAACCTTCTGGTGTCTTTGGTGTTACGAAGCGCCCGGCAAGTCTACCTCAGCGACTACTACCAAGGGGTCTGCCTGAACGCCCAAACGATGGACACGGCGCAGCCCTGGCCGCCCGGAGAGACCATGGACTCGGAACTCGACGAGAACGACTCGAGAGAACACGAGCTGCCCCACGAGGTAGGGAGCGACGTGCGGACCTCCACTCCGGAGCGCCCCGGCAGCCCTGTCCCGGCGCTCCTTAACGACGCGGTGGCGGCGCCTCAGCCAGTAGCCCCTCCCCAGCTGCCCAGCCGGCGCTGCTCAAACGCGGCCGCGCGCGAGGGGGAAGCAAACGCGACGCGGGAATGCGGCGCCCTCGGGGGCGTGGAAAGTGACTCAGACACGCCGTCTAACCCGCCGGCGGCTTCCTTCTGCAGGAAGAGGCGAAGCTGTGAGAAGATGACGACTCCGCCGCCGGAATCGCCTCTGAAAAAGATCAAGCAGCAACAGCAGCCCACGGCAACCACCAacaccaccactactactactacgacgACAGCGGCACAGGAGTTGCCGCCACCGGTGGGCGACGGAGAGGAGGAGATGGACACGAGCAACGTCTCCAGTCTCATTTCTATTTTCGGTTCCAGTTTCAGTGGACTTCTCGGTAAGGAAAGCCCGGCGTCGGAACCGGGTGCCGAGGACAGTGAGCCCGACCCTCCATCGGGACAGATCTGCTGCGAACAGGTGCTTAAGAACATTGCGCCCTGGAGCACGGCCATTGTGGCCTTTTAG